The Halorussus gelatinilyticus genome contains the following window.
TCGTCACGGATGACGAGGAGCTGGACGAGCGGTTCGGCTTCTACCAGAACAGCGTCGGCGCGACGCCCGGTCCCCACGAGTGCTTCCTCGTCCTCCGCGGGACGAAGACCCTCCCGGTCCGGATGGACCGCCACTGCGAGAACGCAATCGAGTTGGCCGAGTGGCTGGAGGACCACGAGGACGTGAGCCGCGTCTACTACCCCGGTCTCGACTCCCACCCCGACCACGACCTCGCCGCGTCGCAGATGGACGACTTCGGCGGGATGGTCAGCTTCGAGATGGACGCGAGCCTCGAAGAGACCGCCGACGTGGTGTCGAACACCGAGGTCTTCACGCTCGCCGAGAGTCTGGGCGGTGTCGAGAGCCTCATCGAGCAACCCGCGACGATGACCCACGCCGCGATTCCGGCCGAGGAGCGCGAGGCCGCGGGACTCCGCGACGGCCTGATTCGCGCGAGCGTCGGCATCGAGAACGTCGAGGACCTGAAGGCGGACTTGGCGCAGGCGTTCGAGCAGTCGCTGAACTGAGCGCCGGCGCGACCGTTCGGCGGCCCTCCAGACGCTCTCTTCTAAACGGTCGCCGCTAGTTTCGCCCGGCCGTAATCTTCGAGTGTCCCAGTCCGCTCGTTTGGCGTAGTGGCACGACGGAGTATCGCGAGGAGTGAGCCGTGAACGTTCTGTATCTCGGTCTCGGGAGCATCCTCCTTCTGGGCACCGTCGGCGACCTCCTCTGGACGACGCTCTGGGTCGAGGGCGGTGCTGGCCCGCTCACGACTCGACTGATGGAGTGGACATGGCGGGCACTCTCAAGGGGGAACGGCGGACGGTCACGAGTGCTCAACCTCGCGGGACCGGTAATTCTGGTCCTGAGTCTCGTCGTTTGGCTCGTCTCCATCTGGACGGGGTGGACGCTGATATTCGCCGGCGGCGAGGACGCCGTCTTCGACACGATTCGGGGCGGACCGCTCTCGTGGTCCGACCTGAGCTACTTCGCGGGATACACCATGTTCACGCTCGGAAACGGCGGGTTCGCACCGAGAGACGGCGTCTGGCAGTTCGCCACCGTCCTCGCGACCGCCAGTGGGATGCTCTTCGTCACGCTGACGGTCACCTACGTCCTCTCGGTCCTCGACGCGGTCGCCCAGAAGCACGCGTTCGCCAGCGGCGTGACCGGCCTCGGTACCGACGCGAGTACGGTCGTGACGACCTACTGGAACGGCGAGGAGTTCGACGGCCTTGACCTCCAACTGGACACCTTCTCGTCTCAGATCGACACGCTCACGGCGAATCACAAGGCTTACCCGGTTCTCCACTACTTCCACAGCCGGCAAGCCACGGAAGACCCGGCCGTTGCGATCGCCGTCCTCGACGAGACGCTGACGCTACTGCGATTCGGTCTGCCCGAACGAGCGCGGCCCAGCGAAGCCCTACTGAAGGGCACCCGTTCGGGAATCCGGAGTTACCTCGATGCGCTTCTGGCGCTCCATCGGCCGAGCGACCGCGACCCGCCCGCGCCGGACCTCGCCCGCGTCCGCGAGGCCGGTCTCTCGACCGTCTCCGACGACGAGTTCGCCGAGTCGCTCGCCGACTGCGACGTGGACGAGCGGCGACGACTGCTCCTCGCCGTGGTCGAGTCCAACGCGCGACGGTGGCCGTCCCGAAACGACGAGTGACGACCGCGCCGCCGCGGTGACGCGAGTGTTACCTGAGACCTATACGCTCCGACCGCCTACCTAGAGCCATGGCAAACGACCGCCGACCAGCAGACGACTTCGAGGTCACGCCCGACCTGCCGGACAGTCCGATGCACACCACCGGAACCGACCACATCACGCTCATCGGGAGCAACGCCGAGGACACCATCGAGTTCTACCGGGACCTGCTCGGGATGCCGCTCGTGCTACGTCAGCCCAACCTCGACGACCCGTCCCAGACCCACCTCTTCTTCGACACGGGCGACGGGCGCATCGTCACGTTCTTCGTGAACGACGACCGCGACTCGGACCCGCGACCGCAGCGCACGCCCGTCGGCGGCGTCCACCACCTCTCGTTTAGCATCGACCCGGAGCGGTTCGTGGAGGTGCGCGAGGCGCTCGAAGACGCCGGCAGAGGCTACAACGAGTTCGACCGGGGCATCTTCCACTCGCTGTACACCCAGGACCACAACGGACTGGTCATCGAACTCTCGACCGACAAGTGGGCGATTCCGGACGACCGCCGAGGTGAGGTCCTCGCAACCGCCCAGCGCATCCGCGAAGAGGACGGCGCGGACTTCGCGGAAGAGCGCCACCTCGAACAGGCCCTAGACGAACTGGACATCGACGCCGAGAAGTTCGACCTGCCTGACGCCTCGTCGGGTGCTGGCGTCTGAGACCGCAGTTTCGAGGTTTCGTGTTTTTACTCCGGTGCGTGTGGGCGCGACCTCGCGGTATGAGGTCGCGCCATCAGCGCGCGAGGTCTGAAAATCACAGACGGCAGCAACGAGCCAATACGACACCCGAAGCTCTTCAACTATCTCACGTCGGAAAATCCGCACCGAACCGCGAATCGAGCCTTAAATTCGGCCGACGTTCTCGACTTCGACGCTCTCGACGCCTTCGACGTTCGAGAAGCCCTCTTCGACCGCTTCCGTCCCGCCCGTGTCGTCCGGGACGATGACGGTCGGCAGGAGCGCGACGAGTCCGAACGCGACTTCGTCGCGCTCGAAGCCGTTGATCTTGGCTCCCTCGGGGAGCGAGTCTTCGAGTCGCTCCTGAAGCTCGTCGAGGTCGATTTCGGGGCTTTGCGGCATGACCTTGATTTTAGCGGCTACCTTTCCCATCGTTACGGTCCCATGAACCCGCAGTCGGGGCACTCGTAGAGGTTGCTCTGCTTGCGACACTTGGCACAGCGGTATATCTGCTGCCCGCAGTCGGGGCACTTGAACGACGCTGCGTTGCTCCCGGAGATGTTGATCCCGCAGGAGACACATCGTCGCGCCTGCTTCTGTTTCGACTGGCTCATACCTCCCTGTACCCGGCCGCGACTTTAAATCGTTTCGATAGGGCCGCCAGCCCTCTCCTCGGCCAGTCGAGAACGCCGAAGTCGCCCTCGACCGTGAGCGGTCCGAAACGTGATTCTTAAGAGGCGAACGAGCGACGTTTCGGGTATGAGTGAAGAACAAGAGGCCGAAGTGGCCGACGACGAAGAACAAGCGGAAGTCGAAGACGAGGCCAATGAGGGACTTCAGCGAGGGGACTTCATCCGCCTCGACTACACCGCGCGCACCGTAGACGACGGCGACATCGTGGACACGACCGACCCCGAAGTCGCCGAGGAAGAGGGTCTCGACGAGGAGGAGCGCGAGTTCGAACCGCGCACCATCGTCCTCGGCGAAGGCCACATCTTCGAGAGCGTCGAAGAGGACCTCATCGGCAAGGACATCGGTCACTCCGGTAGCACGTCCATCCCCGCCGAGGAGGCCTTCGGCGAGTACGACGCCGACGAGGTCAAGACCGTCAGCGCGGACAAGATTCCGGAAGACGAGCGCTACCCCGGCGCGCACGTCAACGTCGATGGCGACCACGGTCACGTCGAGACCATCATCGGCGGCCGCGCTCGCGTGGACTTCAACCACCCGCTCGCGGGCGAGGACATCGAGTACGACTACGAGATCGTCGGCGAGGTCGAGGACCGCGTCGAGCAGGCGCAGGGCCTCATCTCGATGTACATCGACGCCGACCTCGACATGTGGATCGAGACCGACGAGGTCGAAGAGGAGACGGTCGTCGAACCCGACGAGGACGACGAGGACGCCGAACCCGAAACCGAGACCGAGACGGTCGAGAAGGAGACGCTCTACATCGAGAGCACCCCCCAGCTGGCGATGAACCAGCAGTGGATGTTCCAGAAGCAGCAGATCGCCCAGAACGTCATCGACCAGTTGGGCCTGGACCGCGTCATCGTTCAGGAGACCATCGACGGCGGCGGCATGGGTCCGATGGGCGGCATGATGGGCGGCGGCATGGGCGGCGCCGACCTCGAAGAAGCCCTCGAAGACGCCGACGTGGACGAAGACGAGATCGTCGAAGAGCTCGAAGAAGCCGACGGCGACGAAGAGTAATCGCGACTCGTTCCTGCTTTCTTTTCCGCCGATAGCGTCGCGGCCGGCGAACGAGCGACGAACGCCGAGCGACGGGTAACCGACTCGTCGGAGCGGCCGGTGTCCACTCACTCGGAGCGCCGGAGAACCGACCGGCGTCGAAAATCCGGCCGCGGTACGCGTCGAAAAGCGACGGATGTCGGAAGGCCTCGGAGAGGAATCGAAAGGTCGGGGGCGAGCGGAGGATTTCGGAGACGGGCAACGGGGTCGGGGGCGAGCGGAGAGCCGACTGCGCCAGCGGGGACCGCGGGCGGCACCGCGAAGGAGGGCTGGCTACGGGACCGCCGCGGAGTCAGGGCGGCACTGACCGCGTTGGAGGGCGACGGTCAGCCGGGAATCGGGCGGTCCGGGGAGGTCGCGGGGTGCGCGACCTCCACTTCTATCTGCACGGTCGGCCGTATTCAATACTATCCGGATGCTATCCCTACTATCGTTTACATCGATAGTATAGATACAATCCATACTATCGGTACTACTGATAACAGCGGTGGTATCGAGACCGAACGCCGACGGCGACGACGAACGACGGCGGGTCGTCCGACTGGACGACGGACAGAACGGCGGACGGCGAAAATAGCGTCTCAGATGTCTCGTAGCTTGTGGCGGAACGCACGGAGGGCGTCGGCCCCCGTCTCGGTCAGTACGACCTGTTTGCGGCGGCCCACGTCCTCGATTTCGACGTAGCCGTCTTCGAGCAGCGGGTCGATGACGTTCGCGTTCAGAAGCGCGAACTTCGCCTTGTCGTTGGCGGGGTCGTTGTCCGCGACGAACGCCAGTTCCTCCTCCTCGGCGTACTCGATGATGTCCTTCTTCTTGACGGTGTAGGCGTCGGTGTTCGCGTCCGCGAGGAAGTCCATCACCGCGACCTGGTCGGTCGTCGGCGACTCGATGGGGTAGGAGGGAAGCACCTCGTCGCCCGCGTAGCCGTAGCTCCGGCGCTCCTTGCGGTCGGTCGCGGGGTAGTCGGTCGGGTGGACGTAGTAGGCTGTCGCGTCGGTGGCCATGCAGGCGATGGCCGCGCCGACCGCCGAGAGCTTCGACCCGCTGGAGACGTTGACCCGGACGATGTCTTGGGCGTGGTCGGCGGTCAGCGTCGTCACGATTCCCAGCACGTCGTAGATGTCGAACACGTCCACGCTGCGCGAGCGAACTTCGACGCCGAGGTCGTCCAACTCCGCGCGCAGGTCGTCGTGGTAGTCGGGACCGCTTCCGGGGTCGTCGTGTTCGAGCAGATAGAGGATATCGACGTTGTGTTCGCGCACGGGGCCGACGATGCGGTCGTACTCGTAGCCGAGCGGGGCGATGTGAACCTCGTCTATGGTCTGCATGGCGGCGTACGTCGATTCCCGTATGCGTCCGTCTTAAGTTCTCGGCATCGAGTTCGCCGTGTTCTCGGAATACGAAGTCAGGACGCGCTGTAGAGACCGCATCGAGAGGGAGACGACGTTTCAGAAAGCCCGCGACCGGGCGGCCCCTTTCAGTCCACCCAAACGACGGTGGCTTGGTCGGCCTGCCGCCTCCCTAGTTTGGTTTGCTAGCGCTCCCTCGGCGGAAAATCGACGCCTGCACTCGTCACGCGATGTCCCGACTCGTGTCGATGCGGACCGACTCGGCGAGTTCGAGTTTGATGGTCTCGGGGAGCGCCCGGCCGCCACGGAACTTCGGCACCGCGAGGCGGGTCTCGACCGTGTCGCCCGAGTACTCGGTGTGGAGTTGGAACACCACGTCCGCGACGTGTTCGGTCACGTCGCGGGCGTCCGGCACTGCCCGGCCGTCGAGGCAGTGGAGGAACGCCACGCCGTCGGTGTTGTGCAGGTGGTTCTGGAGGTCGTTCAGGAAGTTCCGATACCGACCCTCGTCCTGTTTCTCCAGCAGGTCGATGGGGTCCACGATGAGATTCGAGTCCTCCGGGAGTCGCCGGAAGAGCCGCTGGGAGTGGTCCAGCGGCGCGTCACTGGGAACCCGTCGCACGTCGGGCGACCCGGTGTGTCCCGACGTGCGCTCCAACGCCTCGGTCACGGCCGCCTCGTCGCGGTCGGTCGTGAGGTACAGCGTCTGGCGAGCGGCGGTGAACTCGTACAGCAGCAACTCCGCCTGACTCGCCGGCGGGGCCGAGAACGCCACCACGCTCCCCGTCGGAAGCCCGCCGTCGAGTTTCCTGTCTAACACGTCGATGCCGGTCGAGAGACGACGTGACACGTATTTACACGATTACCGCTCGTTGTTTCATAAGTATTTGGGCTGGAGTCCTGACACGAGACCGTCGTGTGCGGCCCGCACCCCGTCGTTGTCAAGCAGTTCGACGCCGCGGCCGACTCCCTCAGCACGCGAGTCGGTTCCAGCCTCGGGGACGACGCCGAGGACCGGACAGCCGAGCAGTTGCTCGATCCTGACGGGGACCTCGTCGGCCCGCGAGACGACCGCGCCGACGACCGGCGCGTCGAGTTCGCGCGCCATCGCGGCCGTCTTCGCGGCGTCGCGCAGGCAGTCGGGTTCGGTCGTCGTCACGACCACCGCGGCGTCGGCGACCCGGAGCGGTGCCACGGCGTCCGACCCTGCTCCCGCCGGGCAGTCCAACAACACGGCGTCGGCGACGCCGCGGGCGCGCGCCAGCGGCGTCGCACCACCGGACCGCTCGCCGACCCTCGCGGCGGATCCTGCCGACGGCGGACCGGTCCCCGCGGGCAGGACCTCGACGCCGGTGAGCGGCGGGTCCGGCGCTCCGGCGACCAGTTCGACGGGCCACCCCTCGGCGACGGCGTCGAGACCGGGCGTTCGCGCGACCCCGGCCATCGCGTGCAGGTCGGGCATCTCCCGGTCGGCGTCCACGGCGACGACGGTCCGGCGCTGACGGCCGAGCGCGGCAGCGAGACCGAGCGTCGTGGTCGTCTTCCCTGCGCCTCCCTTTCCTCCGGCGACGGCGAGCATGGCCCGGGCTTGTCCCGGCTTCCGGTTTGAACGTTCGGGCGAGTCGCCGGGTAACGCTGCCCGTCACTCCCGAATCGGGCGATACGCGCCGTTGATGTCCCACTCGTGGATGCAGTGGGGATTCCCGGCGCGCGCCTCGTCGTCGATTCGCCACGTCGTCGCGTCGGGGTCCCACACGTCCCGACGTCCGCACTGCTGACACTCCCGTTCGTTCGGCGGGTCCAGTTCGACCATCGGTCGGGCGGACGCGCGCTGGCCTGATAAATGAGACCCCTGCCGCGGCGTTTGCCGCGACCGACGGCAAACGCCGCGGTGCGCCCTGCCGATGAGGTGTCGCGGTGCCTCTCACAAGTCGTTCCGGAGTCGCGGGTCCGCCACCCAAAATCGCTTTGCGGATGCCGTCGAATCGCCGTTCATGCGCAGACGCACGCTGCTGCGCTCGGCCGCGGTGGCCGCGACGATTGGGGGGACCGGAGCGATGGCCGCGAGTGGGAACCGCGACGGGCAAGAGACAACCACAGAGGCACAGGAGACGACGACCGAAGGGGACCAGACCACCACCGGAGAGGGGGAGACGACCACCGCAGGCGGCGAATTCACGCTCTCGACCGACGCGTGGGAGAACGGCGCGACGATTCCGACCCGGTACACCTGCGAGGGCGAGAACGTCTCGCCGCCGCTGTCCGTCTCGAACCCGCCGGAGGGAACCGAGGCGTTCGCGCTGATAATGGACGACCCGGACGCGCCGAACCCGCCGTTCGTCCACTGGCTGGTCTGGAACGTTCCGGCCGACGCGAGCGAGATTCCCGCGAACCTCCCGTCGAGCGAGACGCTGGACGAACTCGACGGCGCGGTGCAGGGCGCGAACGGCACCGGCGAACTGGGCTACGTCGGCCCGTGCCCGCCGGAAGGCGACCCGCGACACACCTACCTGTTCAGCCTCTACGCGCTCGACGCACCGCTGGAGTTGGACCCCGGCGCGGAGTACCAGCAGGTCGTCGATGCCGTCATGGAGAACGCCATCGCGCGCTCTCGGTACGTCGGTCAGTACGCCCGGAGCGCCGCGACGACGACTGCGGGGACGCAGACGACGACCTCCTCGTAATCTTCGCTCCTTTTCACGAGAACTTTCGTGGGCTTCGTCGCTGTTCCGGAACTCACGGAATCGGCACCGACTTGCGTTAGCCGTCGTCGTAGCGACTCAGCAGTTTCACGTCGAACTCGACTGGCAGGCCGGCGAGTTCGTGGTTGAAGTCCACCGTGACGGTCTCGTCGCCGGCCTCGACTATCCACCCCGTCTCGCCGGTCTCCGACCGGACGAGTTCGCCCGGTTCGGCGGTCACGTCGCTTCGCTCTTCGAGGTCGGTCCGTGGGAAGCGGACGACTTTCGACTCGTCGCGCTCGCCGAACGCTCGTTCGGGTTCGACCGTGACGGTGCGCTCGTCGCCGACCGCCATCTCTCGGACCGCGTCGTCCAACCCGGCCACGACCGTCCGTTCGCCGACGCGAAACTCCAGCGGTTCGTAGTCGCGGTGGTCGTGGTAGATGCCCGTTTCCATCGCCACGTCCGCGTCCGTCGTGTCGAAGACCTCGCCCGCGTCCTCGCCGTCCGCGATGCGCCCGGTGAAGTGTACCACCGCGATGTCGCCCTCCCTTGTCATACGCGACTACTCGACGCTCCTCCTCTTGAATCCGCGGGAGCGTTCAGCGGGCGACGGACGTGACCGAAAGTCCGACCGACGACTCAACGCGTGTGATGACGATACACGCGCATTACAATCGACTAGATACTGCTTGAGAGCGGTCATATCTATCTTTGCTCCGGACGAGCGCGAGCGACGGGAGTCGAGTCGAGACGAGCGAGCGGTCCGACGCGACCTCCGCGAACGGCGCGGTCGAACCGACTCGCCGAGTCGGTTCGACCGCTTCGCGGATACCTAGCCGGGCGCTCCGTTCGAGCGCCGGTGCGGTTCCCCGAGTGCCGGTCGGGAGAGTAACCGTCGAAGGTTACACAATTCTTTTGACGTAGCGTGTAATCGTTACGTCCGTGTCGAGTCGGCGCGAACTCCTCCGGCGCGGTGCGGGACTGCTCGCGGTCGGGAGCACCGCGAGCGCGGGCGCGCTCGCCGCCCTCTCGAACGCAGACGGCGGAGCGGGGCGCGACCGCGGCGACACGTCGGACTCGACGCGTTCGGCCGACGTGCTGGTCGCCGGAAGCCTCCAGCAGGTCGCCGGCGAAGTCGGCGACGCGAGCGTCGAGGCCCACGGGAGCGTCGCCTGCCGTCGCCTAATCGAAGACGGCCTCCGGGACCCCGACGCGGCGGCGCTGGCCGACCCCGAACTCTTCGACGGACTTGCCGAGCGCGTGACCTGCTTCGCCACGAACGCGCTGGTCGTCGCGGTCCGCGACGGACTCGCCGACCGCTACGACGACTGGCGCGCGCTCGTCGCCGACGACGCCCTCTCACTCGGCCGGACCGACCCCGCCCGCGACCCGCTGGGCTACCGCACCGTGATGGCGCTCGAACTCGCCGAGGGCATCGACGCCGCGGCGGTTCTCGATAGAATCGACGTGTTCCCCGAGACCGGTCTCCTCCGGACGCTCGAAGCGGGCGGCATCGACGCCGCGTTCGCCTACCGGAGCATGGCGGTCGAACACGACCTGTCGCATCTCGACCTCCCCGACCGCATCGACTTCTCGAATCCCGACCTCGCCGACGAGTACGCCGCCGCGAGCGTCGAACTGCCAGACCGGACGGTCCGCGGCGCGCCGATTCGGTACGCCGCGAGCGGTCGTACGTCCCGCGGCCACGAGTGGGTCCGGCGGCTCGGGGCCGCGCGGGAGACCCTCCGAAACGCCGGGTTCGGCGTGCCGGAGGCGTACCCGCGAAGGCGAGAAGTCGATGAAAAGTGAGGCTATCGAACCGGAATTTACTTGCCGCCCCGGTTTTTAGGCCAACCTAAAATGGTCGGCGGAACGCTACGGGACCTGCGAGAACGCATCGTGGACCGACACGACGAGGACGGTCGCTACTTCGTGAGCTGTGCCCGGACCGGCGAGCGTCCGGTTCCGGTCGCGGGCAAGCGATTCGCAACGCGTGAGACCGCGGCGCGGGCGGCGGAACTCGCCGCCGAGTACCGCGCGGAACTCCGGCGGTACGACCCGCGACTCGCCCACTACGACCTCGTGGTCTCGGAAGAACCCGGCCCGTCGGGACCGGTGGACCCGGTTCCGGTCGTCGAGGAGTCCGGCGGTTCGTCGGCCGCCGACTTCTGTCACGACGTGGCGGCCGCGGTGTTCGAGGCGCTCTCGGAACTCGGGGAGGAGGCGGTCGAACGCGCCGTCTTGGAGGCGTATCTCCACTCAGCCGAGTCCGTGACCGACCCCGACGAACTCTGTCTGGTCCTGCTCTCTACCGCCGCGAGCGAACTCGACGCCCGACTCGCTCCCGACCGACAGGGCGAGGTCCTCCGGGTCGCCGCGGACCGCCTCGGCGCTCGCTCCGAACGAACGCCGCGGGACGGGGACGACCCCGTGGCCGCGACGCTCTCGCGGTTCGACGGTCTCTCGCTGGTCGCGGACTACGCAGTCGTCCGGAACGCGGGCGACGAGAGTGCGCCGAGCGACGTGAGCACGGCGTCCGACGAGAGCGCGGCGTCCGACGACGACGGCCGGTCGTGGACGGTCACGGTCGAGGAGTGGGCCTTCGACAGCGTGGACGGTCGGGTGCCGACGCTCCCGTTCGCGGTCGAACTGCTCCGACGACTGCCCGACGAGCGCATCGCGGTGTCGGACCTCCGGGCGGCGGGCGACGCGGGGTGGCGGTTCGTCGTCTCGACGGCCGCCCCGAGTGCGCGGGCGGTCAGCCTCGCCGCGCCGGAGAACGACTGAAAACGGGAGCGGGAAGAGCGGTCGCGCTCAGGTTTCGAAGTCCGGCAGGTCCTCGGGGGCCTCGTAGTCGGCCTCCCAGTCGATGTAGTCGGTCTCCAGCGTGTCGCAGACGACCTGCCCGAGTTCGGTCATCCCGGCGTTGATGCCCGAGACGGTGTTCCACGAGTCGAGGTCGGGGTGGTAGTCGCGTGCCTTCCAGTCCTCGGGGATGCCCGGCGCGTGGTAGCCCACCCTGTCGGCGAAGTCGTCCCAGAAGAAGTCGAACTCGCGGAACAGGTCGAGGTCCCGGGCGATATCGAACTCCGACTCGTCCAAGTCGGCGTGTTCGGACCACTCGCCGAACGCCTCGTCCCACGCGCCGTCACGCAGGAACTGTTCTAACTCTTCGCGACGGTAGTCGGTGTCGCCCTGCACCTCCACGTCGTCGTACTCCTGTAGGTCCGTCGCGTCCGACAGCTCGGGCGGGTCCGGAACCGTTACGTCGAGTCCCATGCCGGGCCGGTACGCCCGCAATCCCGATAAGGGTTCCTTCCGGACGCGCTCGCGGTCGCTCGCCCGGACGTTCCCCGCGCTCTCGGCCGCCGAATCGACTCGTTACGACCGGATTTCGACGTGCGGGAACGGGTGTCACGGTCGCACTTCTCTCGGGACGTAATCGTCATTTTCGCGCCTCTACGCGACGTTACGACGTGAATCGTCGCACCGATTTATGGTCCCTTCGTCCTGAGGCCCGCTTGCAGCATGTGGGGGAACCAAACAACCGTTACACGACGACTGGCGACGCTCGGCGTCGCGCTGTTGGTGATGACGAGTTTCGCAGGCATCGGAGTCGCAACGCTCGATACGGACGACTCGCAGTCCGAGGACGCGCAGGTCAGAGTCGCGCACCTCTCGCCCGACGCCGGGCCGGTCGACGTACTCGTGGACGGCCAACCCGTGCTCGAAGGCGTCGAGTTCGGCACCGTCAGCGACTACCTCGCGCTTCCGGCGGGCGACCACACGGTGACGATTCGGACCGCCGAGAACGAGACGGTCCTCTTCGAGGGCAACGTTTCGGTCGAGGCGGGGAACCGCTACACCATCGCGGCCATCGGTGAGGTGTCCGAAGATACCTTCCGTCCGGCCGTCTTCCGAGACAACTTCGAGACGCCCAGCGACGGGAACGCCACGGTCCGACTGATTCACGCGTCGCCCGACGCGCCCGCGGTGGACGTGACGGTCGCCGGCACTGACACGGTGCTGTACGACAACGTCTCGTTCGGGAACGCGAGCGAGTACGTCTCCGTCCCGGCAGGTGACTACGGGCTCCAAATCCGACCCGCGACCGCCGACAACGACGGCGAGGTCGTGACCACGGTCAACGTCTCGCTGGAGAGCGGCGCGGCGTACACGGCCATCGCGTCGGGCTACCTCTCGCCCGACGACGAACCCGCCGACGCACCCTTCGAGCTCATCCTCGCCACCGATTCCGGCGGGATGATGGGCACGACGACGGGGATGATGGGGACCGAGACCGAGACGATGGGCAACGAGACGATGGGTAACGAGACGACCACGGAAGAGATGTGACGAGACGGGAGCGTCGCCGGTGAACGCCTCGCCGTAAGCCACGTTTCGGGAAATTTTTTCGGTCCTAATTCGTCAAATCGCGCCCTTGAGTGATTCTATCGCGGCTTACGCACTCACACGGTCGTTGCGCTTTATTTCGGTCGGTGTCGCAACTGGTGGCGTATGACGGGAGAGAATTCGACACTGACGCGCACGGTAGCCGTCGGCCTCGCGCTGGTCCTCGTCGCCAGTTTCGGCGTCGGGTCCGTGGCCAGCCTCGGCGACGGGTCGGTCGCCTCGACCGCCCAAGACGCCGAGGGCGAACCCACGGAGGTCCGCATCGCACACATGTCACCCGACGCGCCCGCGGTGGACGTCCGGGTGGACAACCAGACCCTCTTCCGAAACGTCGAATACGGCGACGTGACCGAGTTCGCGGAACTCGAACCCGGCGAGCATCAGGTCACCATCGTCACCGCCGACAACGAGAGCACCGTCTTCGAGGGCACCGTCTCGCTCCGCGCCAACGAGAGCTACACGGTCGCGGCCGCGGGCGAGGTCTCGGAGAACGCGACCGAGCAGTTCGCGCCAGTCGTCCTCCGGACCGACCCGCCGGTTCCAAGTGAGAACGAGTCAGCGGTCCGAGTAGCGCACTTCTCGCCCGACGCCGGGCCGGTCGACGTGACCGTCGCGGACTCCGGCGCGGTCCTCGCCGACAACGTGACGTTCGGCAACGCGAGCGACTACCTGACCGTCCCCTCGGGGGTCTACGAAATCGAGGTCCGGGCGGCCGCCGAGGACAACAACGGCACGGTCGTCGCCACCTTCAACGAGAGTCTCCGAGGCGGCACGGCCTACACCGCCTTCGCGGCCGGGTACGCCTCTCCCGGTGACGCGCCGGTGAACGAGTCGCTCGACCTGTTCGTGGGCGTGGACGCCAGCCGGCAGATGACGAACGCGAGCGAGACCCAGCGAACCGACCGCGCTAAGCAGCCAGAACAGGCCGAGGAGACGACCACGGCACCGGGCGAGACGACGACGGAAGCGTAGCGAACGACCAAAACGTAGCGAACGACCGAAGCGTAGTGGAACCCGGCGGCTCACTCGCCGCTGGCTTCGATTTTTTCCGCGACGGCGGTCAACTGCTCGCGGCGTTGCTCGCGCGCG
Protein-coding sequences here:
- a CDS encoding HEWD family protein encodes the protein MVELDPPNERECQQCGRRDVWDPDATTWRIDDEARAGNPHCIHEWDINGAYRPIRE
- a CDS encoding ion channel, which gives rise to MNVLYLGLGSILLLGTVGDLLWTTLWVEGGAGPLTTRLMEWTWRALSRGNGGRSRVLNLAGPVILVLSLVVWLVSIWTGWTLIFAGGEDAVFDTIRGGPLSWSDLSYFAGYTMFTLGNGGFAPRDGVWQFATVLATASGMLFVTLTVTYVLSVLDAVAQKHAFASGVTGLGTDASTVVTTYWNGEEFDGLDLQLDTFSSQIDTLTANHKAYPVLHYFHSRQATEDPAVAIAVLDETLTLLRFGLPERARPSEALLKGTRSGIRSYLDALLALHRPSDRDPPAPDLARVREAGLSTVSDDEFAESLADCDVDERRRLLLAVVESNARRWPSRNDE
- a CDS encoding HVO_2753 family zinc finger protein, whose protein sequence is MSQSKQKQARRCVSCGINISGSNAASFKCPDCGQQIYRCAKCRKQSNLYECPDCGFMGP
- a CDS encoding HFX_2341 family transcriptional regulator domain-containing protein encodes the protein MQTIDEVHIAPLGYEYDRIVGPVREHNVDILYLLEHDDPGSGPDYHDDLRAELDDLGVEVRSRSVDVFDIYDVLGIVTTLTADHAQDIVRVNVSSGSKLSAVGAAIACMATDATAYYVHPTDYPATDRKERRSYGYAGDEVLPSYPIESPTTDQVAVMDFLADANTDAYTVKKKDIIEYAEEEELAFVADNDPANDKAKFALLNANVIDPLLEDGYVEIEDVGRRKQVVLTETGADALRAFRHKLRDI
- a CDS encoding FKBP-type peptidyl-prolyl cis-trans isomerase, which translates into the protein MSEEQEAEVADDEEQAEVEDEANEGLQRGDFIRLDYTARTVDDGDIVDTTDPEVAEEEGLDEEEREFEPRTIVLGEGHIFESVEEDLIGKDIGHSGSTSIPAEEAFGEYDADEVKTVSADKIPEDERYPGAHVNVDGDHGHVETIIGGRARVDFNHPLAGEDIEYDYEIVGEVEDRVEQAQGLISMYIDADLDMWIETDEVEEETVVEPDEDDEDAEPETETETVEKETLYIESTPQLAMNQQWMFQKQQIAQNVIDQLGLDRVIVQETIDGGGMGPMGGMMGGGMGGADLEEALEDADVDEDEIVEELEEADGDEE
- a CDS encoding MinD/ParA family ATP-binding protein translates to MLAVAGGKGGAGKTTTTLGLAAALGRQRRTVVAVDADREMPDLHAMAGVARTPGLDAVAEGWPVELVAGAPDPPLTGVEVLPAGTGPPSAGSAARVGERSGGATPLARARGVADAVLLDCPAGAGSDAVAPLRVADAAVVVTTTEPDCLRDAAKTAAMARELDAPVVGAVVSRADEVPVRIEQLLGCPVLGVVPEAGTDSRAEGVGRGVELLDNDGVRAAHDGLVSGLQPKYL
- a CDS encoding elongation factor 1-beta, coding for MGKVAAKIKVMPQSPEIDLDELQERLEDSLPEGAKINGFERDEVAFGLVALLPTVIVPDDTGGTEAVEEGFSNVEGVESVEVENVGRI
- a CDS encoding VOC family protein, with amino-acid sequence MANDRRPADDFEVTPDLPDSPMHTTGTDHITLIGSNAEDTIEFYRDLLGMPLVLRQPNLDDPSQTHLFFDTGDGRIVTFFVNDDRDSDPRPQRTPVGGVHHLSFSIDPERFVEVREALEDAGRGYNEFDRGIFHSLYTQDHNGLVIELSTDKWAIPDDRRGEVLATAQRIREEDGADFAEERHLEQALDELDIDAEKFDLPDASSGAGV
- a CDS encoding RAD55 family ATPase; amino-acid sequence: MSRRLSTGIDVLDRKLDGGLPTGSVVAFSAPPASQAELLLYEFTAARQTLYLTTDRDEAAVTEALERTSGHTGSPDVRRVPSDAPLDHSQRLFRRLPEDSNLIVDPIDLLEKQDEGRYRNFLNDLQNHLHNTDGVAFLHCLDGRAVPDARDVTEHVADVVFQLHTEYSGDTVETRLAVPKFRGGRALPETIKLELAESVRIDTSRDIA